Genomic window (Helianthus annuus cultivar XRQ/B chromosome 3, HanXRQr2.0-SUNRISE, whole genome shotgun sequence):
cgaccaccaccacccatcgtcgTCGCCGCGACCACCACCCGTCGCCACCACCATCGACCACCGTCACCCCAACAACTGCCTCCACCCTttgccggccaccaccaccatcctccgcgGCCACCTCCCGCTaccgtcgaccaccaccacccaccgtcgtcGTCGCCATCACCATCgaccaccatcgccgccacccgcaaCCACCGACAACCGCCACCCCGACCACGACCGCCACcctccgccgaccaccaccaccatcctccgtggccaccacccgctaccgtcaaccaccaccacccaccgtcgtcgccaccaccatcgccgccacctGCCACCGAAGACCACCGCCAACCCCTACCATCGTCGCCGCCACCGCTAACAACTGTCACccaccgaccaccgccacccaTCGCTGCCACCGCCACTAGCCGCCACCGATCACCGCCACCTCCCATCACCGATTTAATTCATTCCTCTTTTCTTACCTACCAAACAACACAATGTAATGATTTATTCCTTTCAtgcatggtaaccaaacaagactatGGAATGTAATGATCTATTTCATTCCTTAgaccattccattacctcgtccattccattcccttatctattccattacgccataccaaacagacccttattACTTTTAGGGCATGTaacatgttttcaaacgttttgaacaaaaaatattaaaaaggcgccgaatgttttttttttattaatcaaATTTTCTTTGTGTAACAATAAACACATCGtatgttacatgtgttacaaaagacatgaaaattatatatatataaaaaaactcttggcgttttgttttttgttttttttttaccgAAAACCAATTTTTGAATATATACCTGATAAATAGGTAATTGATTGCGTCAGTGTTATAATTTATAAGTATGAAAGCCTCATTTTTTTTTCTAGCTTCTTTTATTTCACCTTTCATATTTATTATggtaatttaatttaataatattgTATACCTAAAGTTTCATTACTAActgttttatatatttttatacaatgCGTTCATATATATTTATGGTAATTTAATAATATTGTATACCTAAAGTTTCATTACtaactattttatatatttttatataacccgtgtaatacacgagtttcTAACCTAGTTTTAtaataaaaatctaaaaaatttgaACCAATTATTCatagtttctttaaaaataattttgttaATAGAATTACCAATTACCAAACAATATATATGGCAAACTTACTTGGTCGAAAAAACTAACTTTAGTGCCGATTGATTGTATGGACTCATATACAATTCTTTATTATACCAACAATTCATTTAAAAAATAACTTATATACGGTTTCAAAGGTGATTTCTTTTCTCTGTGTTACTAATTTATTTATGGTATAATGTGAgtgagtgtcacaccccgatatttccacgtattatcAGTGGGCCAAGTAttgagtatcgtgacgtagttgatatcatcatagtcaaataatcacagtttaatgcacagcgAAAGTCTAAAGTAATAATATAAACCGAATtgaaagtataataaaatattacacaatGGTTGTaagtggatccacaggcggatctaaaacagaaagtaaaacattgttcaacagactttaagtattaagagcttgcaagactctttatctAATACTCAGGAGTTCCAGCtcattacgtgtagtacctgcactttaatctttttgaaaaatacgtcagtttacactggtaaatacaattaactgactcttttgaaaagtgtttttataaaaattggtttggatgcacgaggcataaattcttttataacttgggacaattatataaaataatcttgtatacagatttatatgtttgtcgtccGTTCAGGGCTCGGTTAGAAGAGCCAagacaagattaatagacacaccactggtataggcccacaagaagtttcctcacaagtgagataccgttttacatacgcaactgtcaggtgtatatGTTAAGATCAGAATACACACACGAACACAGaactctcacacacacacttttctGATGAAGAACACAAAGATTTATAGTGGTTCAGTCCGGTTCAGACCTACATCCACTCTCGGTAACTAGGAGTATTTGTTATTAAGCTTGGTACGATTTTATAGATACATAAcaatctcatatatatatatatatatatatatataagattgaGGAAAGAGAAGAATGTCCCAAAACATGATCCGTGAAAAATGGGTTTCAGAGAAGATTTGATCATCTTAGCCTTTTATCTTCTTATCTTGTTTTGATCAGAAAGTATTTTCTGATGCTCACTTGCTCTAGTGGATTCACACTCAACGATCTCCCACTTGAAGCCACGGAATAATCTTCACCTGTGCTTCAACTGTGCATCAGTATCTCTGTAAAAACTTTGATCTTCATACATTCCTAGTTACCCGACCTTCTCTTCAATTATCCTGAAGGCCAGTTGAAGCTATGCAAAGCTTCAACTTCTCTAAGCTGACAACCTTAGTCAACATATCAGATGGATTTTCACTTCCTTTGATCTTCTTCAACTTTAGAGTGCCCTCACTAACTTGTTATCTGATGAAGTGATATCTCAGCTGTATGTGCTTTGTCTTCGAATGGAAGACAGGATTCTTTGCAAGATGAATTGCACTTTCATTGTCACAGAATAGTGCACAATCAACTTGTTCCTTGCCGAGCTCTTTGAGAAAATTCTTTAACCATATAAGCTCTTTGCTTGCTTTAGCAGCTGCCATATACTCTGCTTCTGTGGTTGAAAGAGCAACACTTTTTTTGCACTGTAAAGACATATCCGGTGGTGCTTTTGTAAGATTCTTTACAATCACCAAGGTCAGCATTTGCAAAACCCTTCAGAATAACATCTTTCCCCTTAAACTGTAATGCCACTTTTGAAGTCCCCTTCAAATATCGTAGCAGCCATTTAACTGCTTCCCAATGTTCTCTCCCTGGATTGGACATAAACCGACTAACAACTCCCACTGCATGAGCTATATCTGGTCTCGTGCATACCATTGCATACATGAGGCTACCAACTGCCGATGCATACGGAACTTTAGCCATTTCTGCTTTGTCTTCATCTGATCTGGGTGACTGAACTTTAGAAAGCTTAAAGTGACTTCCCAAAGGTGTGCTTCGAATTTTGGCATCTTTAAGGCTGAATCTTTCTAACACTTTCTCAATATACTTCTCTTGAGAGAGTGTCAAAGAACCATCTTCTTTGTTTCTGAAAATACTCATCCCGAGTAGGGGTGCAAACAATTCGAGCTTTATTTAtaaagctcgagcttggctcgaaggtaatttttcaagctcgagctcggctcgggctcgactcgtttaatatttattaattaatttatattaattataattcttattatacatataattaagttattttttcatatttatataaatggtaattattattattatataaatatatgtttaatatattaataaaaaatatataaatagaaagctcgtttaggctcgcgagccggctcgagctcgagctcgtttaagctcggctcattcgagctttttttcgagccgtaaaatatagaaaataataactaagtcgatctaggacccgcacgttacgataaacctgtcaaacgggaaaaaatagacgtgGGTTCATCCCgagcgggtcctagatcgacttaattattctattctatgttttacgtttcggtttaatttattcgcattaacacgctgcaacttcagtgttggtggtcgctgccAGTAGTGTGGCATTGGATTCGCCCCCACCGCAACGCGGGGTGCTAAATACGAGTTATGAATAAATTTAATCTACATAACCAGTTACCACTTACCAAGTCAGTGATTTCCTATTTTCCTTCCGATTTCAACAGCAAAACAGCAGGGGCGATTCACGATTGGATGAAGATGTCACGATTATCGCAGCACGGCAGCAGCAAACTACAATCAGCAGGgacgaagatgatgatgattcaaGTCTCAAGATTATCgcaacagcagcagcaaacaacaagaacaaagGTCGAAGAATGCAGCGTTTGCGTCTGAGTGAGAGGCCAGAGCGACGCTTGGTTTTCTTCCAGGTTGCCGCCATACGtagttgtgttttttttttggggcTCCCTTATTTTATAAATGTGGGTCGGTTAGGGGTATACTTGTGTTATTTTAGGGGTATCgtttgtataaaaaaaaaacactaggAATATGaacttgagccgtagcccgtgctacggctaaCATTACATTGGTTCCGCCCCTGGGCGATGGGTTGTTGCTCAATATATACCAAGTATTTATCATGTCCTTTAATAAAAGCAAGATTTTCATAACACCCGATACTATTTTGTAACGTCCCCCTAATAAGCTCATCGTACTTGATGAGATTTACCCTATCATAGTTAATGGCAGTCTTAAGTTGAAGACTTGTATTGAGTTGCAGAGTCTTGATGAGATTTGCCCTATCATAGTTAATGGCAGTCTAAGTTGAAGACTTATATTGAGTTGCACTGTATCTTATTCACATAGCAAGAAGATGGTAACTGTTTACATCTACCACCAATTCACACTATACATTGATGTGTAAAATGCAAACCCGATATGATAGATTTCGGATTATCACAAAAACAAATAAACCGTCTTCTAGTGTCACCACAGACATTAAAATCTACACACACACATAGCATATAAGGTATATACACAGTTGGGGTTGGCATAAACAATGATAGTATGTACTAAATAAATTCTCAAGATATATGTTAGTTAACATTATTCATAGAAAACAACCGTAATCAGACCTTTTTCATAAACAAGTCTCAAATAACAGTTCCAAGCTTACAATAAATAAGGAAAACCAAATGGAAAACAAATGTGAAATATAGAAACACAAGCCTCAGCAAGTTACGAATAATTGTACAACGAGATGCTTTTATCATCTGAAACACTTGCAAGCAGACTCCCCCTAGCTCCACCACCCACAGCTTCAAACTTCACTCCCCAAACCTGGTCCGTATGGTTAGTCATGGTCTGAACCGCTGCCCTCATCTTAGGATCCCACAACCTCACTGTTCTGTCACTAGACCCTGATGCAATCGCCGCACCATCTGGGCTCACGTCAACACTCAAAACCCAACTAGAATGTCCCGACATTGATGAAAATAGTGTCTTCCCTTCCGCATCGTACATGTGGATGCACTCATCATCTGACCCTGAAACAAGAACTCTTGGGTCTAGAGGCGAATACGCAAGCGACCGAACAGGCATCGTGTGGCCTTCAAGTTGGTGAAGGAATTTAGCCCGTTGTACATCAAAAACAGAAATCGAACCGTCCATGGACCCACACGCCAGCTGTCTTCCACTTGGGCTCCATGCAACAGAAAGAACAAACTTCTTACTGTTGCCTTTATCAGACGGCTTCGCCCCTTCGGGTCGAGGAATTGATAAAGTTGATACCAGTTTCCACTCAGCAGTATCCCATAGCTTCACTGAAGCACTACTTCCCCCAGCAACAGCAAGAGTAGTACCCTGCCATACCCAATCAATTATAATCAAGCTAACAATAAAACTAAGCGATCATCGTTCATACGAAAAAAATATGTAATCATCTAGATAAATCTACACTCATATTTAAAGAATTTGAGTAAGTTCACTCATTTATCTACAAAAAAACACAATAGTAAACAAACTAAGCAGGAATTCAAACAATTCTGCAATCTGAAGTCACATTTAAATATATTACAGCTCACATAACTTAGCCCTACTTGCggtatgcacatataatgtatatatgtgtagaCGCTTAGGGGGCAAAAGttaaagtgcactaattttaacgttattttactactTTCGTGAAAATAACTTTAAAAGAGGGGGAttgttaatcatgcatcatgtggtggcgttgatagacgaaagacaaaagggtacatgcactaatcggcctttgtctcGACTCTCGATTGTTGAGAGTTATGTGCCTTGTGTCCAagacttgatgcaaaactactatcgagccgggtgtctcactggaagcagcctgtCTATTCCTACGGGGGGTAacgctgtctacatcttaccctcctcagaccctaccttagctttgctattgatggGATTTACTGTGAGTATGATGATGACAACTCACATAACTGAACTATAAATTATTAAAAGTATAACAACAAGCAACCAGTTAAGACCTAAAAATTATGGTATTTTCCTGACATATTTAATATTTAAGACATGATTAAACCGGTTTAATAAAAAGTACACTATGtacatttatattttttaaataatcaaATTTAGGAGGCTAGGGCTAGGCTACAACATTTATCGTACATAAAACATACAATTATGATATAAAGTAGTTTAACGAGTTGTGTTCTTGTTTGATACCTAAGACATGTTTTGGCAGTTAATTATCATGGAGTGGATATTGAATAGACAGATGAATGATAACAAATCTAAAAGCAAAGATTAATAATAAGATgaatattgttattattattaccctAGGATCGAATTGCATTTGCCAGACTTCAGAAGGAGGAGCCTCAAGAGTAGCAATAGTGTTGTTAGATTCAACATCAAACACACGGATGAAGCTATCCAAGGAAGCCGAGGCGGCGATTCTTCCAGACGGATGAGCAGCGACGGAGACGACGCCGAGGCAGTGGCCGGTGTTTGTACGGACGAGCGAGAGGTCCTCCGGGTTCCATAGCTTGACGGTCTCGTCGAGAGATCCCGTGAGGAGGAGGCCGGAAGATTTGTCGGTGGGAGGGAGCCAGGTGCAAGCCCAGACGCAGTCTTGATGAGCAGTTTCGAGAGATCGGAGCCATGCGAGCTTCATTACTTCTGATGATAAAACCCTAACAGAACAGAACGATGATGATTGAGATTTTGACTTACCATTGACTCTCTCTCACCTTATAACTTAAACTTGCAaatttccttttgtattttttaaccttttaattttcttttctttctttaaCCGCTAAACAATTATCAATTTTTTGAGTTAAATATCaatttagtccctgtggtttgggttattttgacagtttagtttaaatgtttcatttttagcatctggatccaaaaaggttttatcgttgccattttggtccaactggcTTAACCTCATCCATACTTCTCAGTTAGTcaaggggtatttttgtcattttgtcaATTATTTTAATTAAAGGTTTATTTTTATCATTATTAAAACCCAGTTTTAATATTGTGTAAAACAATCTGTATTCTCTCTCCCCATCTCTTTCCTCACTCTTTCTCTCCTTTTAACTTACAAACCACCACCGTCATCTTTTTCCCCTCCACCATCACAACCATTCCCTAACCCTACATCCACCACACGAAACCTGCCTACTCGCAAAACCCTAACTGCAACCAACACTACTCTAACCCTCCGACCACCTGCACGCACCCGAAACCCTTCATCGCGATCCGCATCACCAGAAACCACCATACATGTAACCGTTATACCGTAAACCACCCTCACCCCCGCCTCCACCTTCCATCTCCGGTTCACCACCTTTGCAGTCGTTCAACCAACACTGAAAACCCTCCGACCAGACCGCCACTAACCTTCAGTCGGTGTTTTTCTTTTCCTCTTTCACCAGTTCAACAGTGGGTTTCATACACCTGGTTCTTTACCTTGATTCTCGCGTATTGCGTGTATCAGGTGCGTTATTGGGTCGACTTTCGGGTTGTTAATCGAGTCTTGTTTTGTGTAATTTGACGTTATTGTAAGCTTTTGAtgagtttgttttcttgaaacttATTATGGGAATTGAAAGGATCCAGTATTGGAAATTGTTTGCCCCGAGTGGTAGTTTTGATATCGTGTTGTGTTCTGTCTCATTTTGATTAAACTTGAATGAATCCCTTTTAAAATGATGGTCAGAATTGAAAAGGGGTTGGGTAAATTGCAATGTGAGTTACATGTGTTAGGGCTGCTATTTTAAAGTTGGAATCCGATAAaggggtgggtggtggtggtttcACTGGTGCAGGCAGGGAGTGGTGGTTGGGAGCGGGCatgtggtggtggtgtggggtggggtggatggtggtggtggtggtggtgtggcaAAGAGAGAAATGTGAGAAATCGAATGTTATATTAAACTGGGTTTGTGGTGGTTTATTAAACTGGGTTTTAATAATGATAAAAATAAAcctttaattaaaataatagacaaaatgacaaaaataccccttgACTAACTGAGAAGCATGGATGGGGTTAAgtctgtgacaaccgtcacttttccgtacattccgtacactaattgaacagtaatctgtgcttaaataattgtgcatgatctagtttacgagacaaatgaaattttgattactgttatatatatacaatggcatttcatgatACAAGACtttattcgttgctacatgcaacacgagatAGTTCTAATAATACACAGAACAAAATTGGCACCATTATCAGGCAAACTAAAAATGCTAacgaagttcagtacatagacagacaatagtatgaggcccagtatgagccagagatgacgtattacactagtatagtgtgtagggaagtaaggaccacaaaactgcatgcCTAAGTGATAAACAAAGtgccggaagtgcctaaaacccatATAAAGTGTAGAATTCTGCACAAAtcagcaaaaattcagcatttaacaagaTTATTACCTgtaaaaatatggcaaaatggtcctgtatgctttcctaagtgtcgggaattaaaagtgtcacaaaaagttacataaaggacactatacggaataacttagcactttaatgaAACGGTatcgaaccgaacaaccggacactacccgaaacatcaaatttttactagaagcattgtttttatatTACGAAGCTAGTTATGATCACCGAACATCATATTGCATCTAATAAACATTAAATACATAAAACACCTAACTAGCACCATTGAATCCTAACTAACTCAAGTAACTAACCATTACaaattacactttaccccccccccacaTTGGTGGCCGGTTAGGGGACATGGGTCCCACCCTTGAtttctttgttatatttaatAAGATCTTGTTATGGAATATGCCCACAAATATGCTAAATGCTATTTTGATGTTGGAAACTTTTATAAGAACCATTAGTTCATACCTATCATTTTAACACTTTCCAACTCTACCAAAACTCCTCCTTCTTCCTCCATCATTCATGGCCACAACCACCCTTCTATACACCTTCATTTTCAATCCATTTCAACACATTTCAAGCATAACCTAAGGTGATTCAAGCCTAATTAGGAAGGAGGGAAGCAAAGGAACTTGAAGGACATCTCTCTAGTGCTTTTAACAACCTAGTTTATcaccttcatcatcttgagtTCTTCCCTAGCCATAGTGCTAGTATTAGGTTCCATTGATCTTGTTTTTACTCACaattttagtggttaaagtaTGAAGTAACTTGGTAAACTAAAGATCATAAAGAAACATAAgcataaacatgaacataaagctctAAAACATGAAGATCAAGTTGTTCTAGTGTATGTATTGAGTTTGTTTGATGATTTCTTGTGTTTGTGGTGTAGATCAccatatgaagcttgctagatgatgattaaacacatgatatAGCAAGTGTAAGGATAGATCTTGAGAAATTTGTAATCATCATCCTTTatgttaaacatgaacttgaaaataaactTGTTTTAGTGTATGATGATTTGTGATACATGTTATAAGActtgaaaataaaagatttcaagaataatattttcaagaaactaaagttatttacaagatttacaagatcatgatttttaaagaaactaatcatatttttagtggttaatcaagtgtagaaatatatatttaacaagaaaaattcaagaagaaatatttttagaaaatcactTTACAAGTTGACTTTGATTTTGATGTGCAGAAGAAGCAAAATGATGATTTATCAatgttttttagtttttgattttttattaagTTAGTTTTTTATTAAGttagtttttgatttatttataatttataaatatacTTTAAAATAAAAGAATATGGTAAAATGACTCAAATACCCCCATGTGTCTTGCACATGATGAAACTTAACTGATAATATTAACCATGTTAGTGTTAAAGGACCTAACGTGTAATGAATCTTTCAAATAAAGGActatgactgtaattattgaagtcaaaggtcatccattgcaaatcgctataaacataaaggacaaaaagtgtaatttacccttttttaATGGCACAAAGAAGCTAGCGAGGAACTAGCAAAAATCCCGGTACAAGTCAAAAAGGAAAAGACCAACACATACGAAACCACAACTATAGTATTACAAGGCCATTATTATTTAAAACCGCGATAAAGGAGTAGAGTTGCCATCCCTGCTAGAGGTGCAACCCTATACCGGGTTAGAAACCGAACACGATAACCCGAACCCGGGTTGAACCCGATTTATAGCCAACCCGGTTTGGACCCTTTTCAACCCGTAGGGTGGTACTCGATTTGGACGTTTTTCAGCCACACCAGTTTCAACCCAACACTTTGTAACCCGCACGACATAACCCGGTTTTAACCCTATTGAATGAACCCGCATGACAAACAACTACGTTAGGTTTCAAGAGATAATTATTGATTGTAAAAGTAATTTCCTTGTCACTTTTTTCATT
Coding sequences:
- the LOC110928678 gene encoding WD repeat-containing protein VIP3, with protein sequence MKLAWLRSLETAHQDCVWACTWLPPTDKSSGLLLTGSLDETVKLWNPEDLSLVRTNTGHCLGVVSVAAHPSGRIAASASLDSFIRVFDVESNNTIATLEAPPSEVWQMQFDPRGTTLAVAGGSSASVKLWDTAEWKLVSTLSIPRPEGAKPSDKGNSKKFVLSVAWSPSGRQLACGSMDGSISVFDVQRAKFLHQLEGHTMPVRSLAYSPLDPRVLVSGSDDECIHMYDAEGKTLFSSMSGHSSWVLSVDVSPDGAAIASGSSDRTVRLWDPKMRAAVQTMTNHTDQVWGVKFEAVGGGARGSLLASVSDDKSISLYNYS